A section of the Polyangium spumosum genome encodes:
- a CDS encoding cytochrome P450, which translates to MTTLPKGPTSNVLMNVQGIMDPIGYTLRLRERYGDPMSAPKMNGKPVLATGSVEGLRSVFAVPPEALDQMLAESFAAAVGESSLFVLSGARHTAMRKLLMPPFHGQRMRLYGKQICDLALQHARDLEPGRELVAQDLMHKISLQTIIHVVFGVTAPAEAARLEELLEALRKSFSFGLNVTLLVPWLRREFGGFGPWARRQRVIQDLRGFLDPELARRRADSAERTDILSLLLEARQEDGTALDDQQIFEQLHTLLFAGHTTTAAALTWVLYFLGHAPDVLRRLQDELTALGADPEPEALAKAPYLEAVCNETLRLRPPSPGVGRKLNTPMRIAGYDLPAGAGVFAQIIWAHHDPAVFPEPSVFRPERFLERTYSPFEFLPFGGGNRRCIGAAFALYEMKLVLGTLLRRYSFELVSKKPVRMGLQGLPGSPVRVIVSSGGTGREARR; encoded by the coding sequence GCTTACGGGAGCGCTATGGCGATCCGATGTCGGCCCCGAAGATGAACGGCAAACCGGTGCTGGCCACCGGCAGCGTGGAGGGGCTGCGCTCCGTGTTCGCGGTGCCGCCGGAGGCCCTCGACCAGATGCTGGCCGAGAGCTTCGCCGCGGCGGTGGGAGAGTCGTCGCTGTTCGTGCTCTCGGGCGCGCGACACACGGCCATGCGCAAGCTGCTCATGCCGCCATTTCACGGGCAACGCATGCGCCTTTACGGGAAGCAGATCTGCGACCTGGCCCTGCAGCACGCCCGGGACCTCGAGCCGGGCCGCGAGCTCGTGGCGCAGGACCTCATGCACAAGATATCGCTGCAAACGATCATCCACGTCGTATTCGGCGTCACTGCACCGGCGGAAGCGGCGCGCCTCGAGGAGCTGCTCGAGGCGCTACGCAAGAGCTTCTCCTTCGGCCTGAACGTCACCCTCTTGGTTCCCTGGCTGCGCCGGGAGTTCGGGGGCTTTGGCCCGTGGGCGCGCAGGCAGCGCGTGATCCAGGACCTGCGCGGCTTCCTCGATCCGGAGCTCGCCCGCCGCCGCGCCGACTCCGCCGAGCGCACCGATATCCTGAGCCTGCTCCTGGAAGCCCGTCAGGAAGACGGGACGGCGCTCGACGACCAGCAGATCTTCGAGCAACTGCACACCCTGCTCTTCGCGGGGCATACCACGACCGCGGCCGCGCTCACCTGGGTGCTCTATTTTCTCGGACACGCGCCGGACGTGTTGCGCCGGCTGCAGGACGAGCTGACGGCGCTGGGCGCGGATCCGGAGCCCGAGGCGCTGGCCAAGGCGCCGTATCTGGAAGCGGTGTGCAACGAGACGCTGCGCCTGCGCCCGCCCAGCCCGGGGGTGGGGCGCAAGCTGAATACACCCATGCGCATCGCGGGCTACGATTTGCCGGCCGGAGCAGGCGTGTTCGCGCAAATCATCTGGGCCCACCACGATCCCGCGGTATTTCCGGAGCCTTCGGTGTTTCGTCCCGAGCGATTCCTGGAGCGAACCTATTCCCCCTTCGAATTCCTGCCGTTCGGCGGCGGGAATCGGCGCTGCATCGGGGCCGCCTTTGCGTTGTACGAGATGAAGCTGGTCCTGGGCACGCTGCTGCGGCGCTACAGCTTCGAGCTCGTGTCCAAGAAGCCGGTGCGGATGGGGCTGCAGGGTCTGCCCGGCTCTCCGGTGCGCGTGATCGTCTCCTCGGGCGGGACCGGGCGCGAGGCGCGGCGCTGA
- a CDS encoding DNA polymerase Y family protein, whose translation MGRRIVAVVLPQLGCELVRQRAHEDHEGRPLAVLFSSGKPGGAGAGEAQDRATATLDLVDEAAWRYGIRPGQRVAEAQATLAELSIQNVSFTEVDAALGRVAEVCLGLGTTASIRLAPEHPDEDKRRGPAGDAPFDTVFLDVTGAAHLVGGEEALLDELCERIHALGHKVQAAIADGPRIARALARFAASPVLASGVALSVRKAPHPTVVARPGARVLGPLPLTAMPMDADTAAFFARLGVFTVEALMKLPRSELTPRLGLRAAEVLDLAAGHDDLPLVPYAPPRTIVEETSFDDPIASVEPILFVLRGMTSRFAARLGARGEACLTLDITIPLDKSITNLRHPGKEPVLALSIELPSPLSDAGDLHRALRAKLERAELFAPAVGVRLEVSQIVEARRIQIDLSRDKAARPDALPALLAELSAEIGQDRVGVLEAVHAHKPEARSRLVPVRDLDQKRAPAGSAELEAAEDRDVPLPTRLFSTPVPIGRITKGAVIAVDNRLYAVESLRFVMRLDGVEWWTSSAASRDYGVAWLVPGATNTKGEASTRAAGLAWVFVDRTTGEGYLQGWCE comes from the coding sequence ATGGGTCGGCGAATCGTGGCGGTGGTCTTGCCGCAGCTCGGCTGCGAGCTCGTGCGGCAACGTGCCCACGAGGATCACGAAGGCCGCCCGCTCGCCGTATTGTTTTCGTCGGGCAAACCCGGGGGGGCAGGGGCAGGGGAGGCGCAGGACCGGGCCACGGCCACGCTCGACCTCGTCGACGAGGCCGCCTGGCGATACGGGATCCGCCCCGGCCAACGCGTGGCCGAGGCGCAAGCGACGCTCGCCGAGCTGTCGATCCAGAACGTCTCGTTCACCGAGGTCGACGCCGCGCTCGGTCGCGTGGCGGAGGTTTGTTTGGGCCTGGGGACGACGGCATCCATCCGCCTCGCGCCCGAGCACCCTGATGAAGACAAACGCCGCGGGCCGGCGGGTGATGCGCCCTTCGACACGGTGTTCCTCGACGTCACGGGCGCCGCGCACCTCGTGGGCGGCGAGGAGGCGCTGCTCGACGAGCTCTGCGAGCGGATCCACGCGCTCGGGCACAAGGTCCAGGCCGCGATCGCCGATGGCCCGCGGATCGCGCGCGCGCTCGCCCGGTTCGCCGCGAGCCCGGTGCTCGCCAGCGGGGTGGCGCTCTCCGTGCGAAAAGCTCCGCATCCGACGGTCGTCGCCAGGCCCGGCGCGCGGGTCCTCGGGCCGCTGCCGCTCACGGCGATGCCGATGGATGCGGACACGGCGGCCTTCTTCGCGCGGCTCGGCGTCTTCACGGTCGAGGCCCTGATGAAGCTGCCGCGCAGCGAGCTCACGCCCAGGCTCGGCCTGCGCGCCGCCGAGGTGCTCGATCTCGCCGCCGGTCACGACGATCTGCCGCTCGTCCCGTACGCGCCCCCGCGCACGATCGTCGAGGAGACGAGCTTCGACGACCCGATCGCGAGCGTCGAGCCGATCCTGTTCGTGCTGCGCGGCATGACCTCACGTTTCGCCGCCCGCCTCGGCGCCCGCGGCGAGGCTTGCCTCACGCTCGACATCACGATCCCGCTCGACAAGTCCATCACGAACCTGCGCCACCCCGGCAAGGAGCCCGTCCTCGCGCTCTCGATCGAGCTGCCCTCGCCGCTCTCCGACGCGGGCGATCTCCACCGCGCGCTGCGGGCCAAGCTCGAGCGCGCCGAGCTCTTCGCGCCGGCCGTCGGCGTCCGCCTGGAGGTCTCGCAGATCGTCGAGGCGCGGCGCATCCAGATCGATCTCTCGCGCGACAAGGCCGCGCGCCCCGACGCGTTACCCGCGCTGCTCGCCGAGCTCTCCGCCGAGATCGGTCAGGATCGCGTGGGCGTGCTCGAAGCGGTACATGCGCACAAACCCGAGGCGCGCTCCAGGCTCGTCCCCGTGCGAGACCTCGATCAGAAACGCGCGCCCGCCGGATCCGCGGAGCTCGAAGCCGCCGAGGACCGTGACGTCCCGCTGCCGACGCGCCTCTTCTCGACGCCCGTGCCCATCGGCCGCATCACGAAGGGCGCGGTGATCGCCGTGGACAATCGCCTCTACGCCGTCGAGTCGCTCCGGTTCGTGATGCGGCTCGACGGGGTCGAGTGGTGGACGAGCTCGGCGGCGTCGCGGGATTACGGGGTCGCCTGGCTCGTGCCCGGCGCGACGAACACGAAGGGCGAGGCGTCGACGCGGGCGGCCGGGCTCGCGTGGGTCTTCGTGGACCGCACGACCGGGGAAGGGTACCTCCAGGGCTGGTGCGAATGA
- a CDS encoding ImuA family protein, which translates to MHRAAATVLAPDADARHKELFQSALVRPAIEGLSGRAKALPLGLCTVDASLPEGGLPRGAVVELAAPQGLARSTTLALSLCASAQAEARLRGESDTRGAWCAWLDPTQSIFAPAVARAGVDLDRLLVVRPNLEDLARVAVRVAASHAFSVVVIDTAGVPGCRGEARLDRWVTIVRRLALAVEGSDTTVLLLTDASASRAMPLPAAMRIELERQGEDRLGLRVAKDRRGRVTAAQSIELGKSA; encoded by the coding sequence ATGCACCGCGCCGCCGCCACCGTCCTCGCCCCGGACGCCGACGCTCGCCACAAGGAGCTCTTCCAGAGCGCGCTCGTCAGGCCTGCGATCGAAGGCCTCTCCGGCCGCGCCAAGGCCCTGCCGCTCGGCCTCTGCACCGTCGACGCGTCCTTGCCCGAGGGAGGCTTGCCCCGCGGCGCGGTGGTCGAGCTCGCGGCGCCACAAGGGCTCGCTCGCTCGACGACGCTCGCCTTGTCGCTCTGCGCCTCCGCCCAGGCCGAGGCGCGCCTGCGCGGCGAGAGTGACACGCGCGGCGCCTGGTGCGCGTGGCTGGATCCGACGCAATCCATCTTCGCGCCCGCCGTCGCTCGCGCCGGCGTCGATCTCGATCGGCTGCTCGTCGTCCGGCCGAACCTCGAAGACCTCGCCCGCGTCGCCGTTCGTGTCGCCGCCAGCCACGCCTTCTCCGTCGTCGTCATCGACACGGCCGGCGTGCCGGGTTGTCGCGGCGAGGCGCGGCTCGACCGGTGGGTGACGATCGTGCGTCGCCTCGCCCTCGCCGTCGAGGGCAGCGATACGACGGTCCTGTTGCTCACGGACGCGAGCGCCTCCCGCGCCATGCCGCTGCCGGCCGCGATGCGCATCGAGCTCGAGCGACAAGGCGAGGACAGGCTCGGCCTGCGGGTCGCCAAGGACCGGCGCGGTCGCGTGACGGCGGCGCAGTCGATCGAGCTTGGAAAGAGCGCATGA